The sequence below is a genomic window from Proteus vulgaris.
GAAAAAAGTTAATGTCGCACTTTTGCAACTTTGTAGCGGTAAAAACACAAAAAATAATCTAGCGCAAATTGAGCAACAGATTAAGCAATTACCCGATTCAGTGAAGCTTGTATTAACACCTGAGAATGCGTTACTTTTTTCAAACTCTAAAGATTACCATAAACACGCTGAAATTCAGGGCGATGGGCCTTTACAAAATGCTATCGCTAAAATGGCTCAGCGTTACAAAGTATGGATCTTAGTCGGTTCTATGCCATTGATTAGTCGAGACTCTCCAGATCAAATTACCAGCAGTAGTTTGGTGTTTGATGATGAAGGTGTTATTCGCGCTCGTTATGACAAAATCCATATGTTTGATGTCAGTATTGATGATGAGCAAGGCGAATATAACGAGTCTTCTATTTATCAACGCGGTGAGCGCCTAACCGTCGTTGATACTCCCGTTGGAAAATTAGGTTTAACTATTTGTTATGACTTACGCTTCCCGGGTATTTTCCAAGCATTAAGAGAAAAAGGAGCAGAGATAATCTCTGTGCCAGCTGCTTTTACCCGTTTAACAGGAAAAGCACACTGGGAACCTTTATTACGTGCTCGTGCCATTGAAAATCAGTGTATTATCTTAGCGCCAGCACAAGTGGGTACACATGATACGCGCCGGACTTGGGGCCATACCATGGCGATTGATGGTTGGGGTAAAGTCTTGAAAAAGAACCCAGATGCTGTCAGTGCACTAACGCTGAATGTTGGCGTCGAAAGTTTACACGGTATGCGTGAACAGATCCGAGTTGTAAAACATAACCGTTTTCGCCCGAAACTGACCCACTTAATCAAAAAAGTTAAGGATAAAGAAGAATTATGAGTTTAGCTGTTGTCAGCGAAAGTCTGTTGGAAGCAAACAAACTTAGTTTAGATGATTTAGCATCAACACTAGAGCAGCTTGCACAGCGTCAAATTGATTATGGTGATCTTTATTTTCAGTCAAGTTATCACGAGGCTTGGATCCTCGATGATCAGATCATTAAAGATGGCTCTTACAATATTGATCAAGGTGTTGGCGTTAGAGCAATTTATGGTGAAAAAACCGGTTTTGCTTATGCTGACCAACTAACGCTTAACGCACTTAACCAAAGTGCTCATGCTGCACGAAGTATTGTTCAGGCTAAAGGTAATGGTCGTATCCATACTTTAGGTGCTATTCAACATTCTCCGCTATACAGCTTAAATGATCCTCTGCAAAGCCTCTCTCGTGAAGAGAAAATTGCATTATTGCATGAGGTAGATAAAGCCGCTCGTGCTGAAGATAAACGCGTTAAACAAGTTAATGCGTCATTAACGGGTGTTTATGAGCATGTGTTGGTTGCAGCAACCGATGGTACGTTAGCCGCTGATGTACGTCCTTTAGTTCGCCTTTCTGTCAGTGTGCTGGTGGAAGAAGATGGCAAACGTGAGCGTGGCGCAAGTGGTGGCGGTGGTCGCTTTGGTTATGACTATTTCTTAACTAAAGCAGATGGTGAAAGCCATGCAGTTACTTATGCTCGTGAAGCAGTACGTATGGCATTAGTGAATTTATCAGCGATTGCAGCGCCCGCTGGAACAATGCCTGTGGTATTAGGCGCAGGATGGCCGGGTGTATTATTGCATGAAGCTGTGGGTCATGGTTTAGAAGGTGATTTCAACCGCCGTGAAACTTCTGTATTTTCTGGTCGCCTTGGTGAGAAAGTCACTTCCGAGCTTTGTACGATTGTTGATGATGGTACTCTTGAAGGCCGTCGAGGCTCTGTTGCTATCGACGATGAAGGTGT
It includes:
- the nit1 gene encoding deaminated glutathione amidase, producing MKKVNVALLQLCSGKNTKNNLAQIEQQIKQLPDSVKLVLTPENALLFSNSKDYHKHAEIQGDGPLQNAIAKMAQRYKVWILVGSMPLISRDSPDQITSSSLVFDDEGVIRARYDKIHMFDVSIDDEQGEYNESSIYQRGERLTVVDTPVGKLGLTICYDLRFPGIFQALREKGAEIISVPAAFTRLTGKAHWEPLLRARAIENQCIILAPAQVGTHDTRRTWGHTMAIDGWGKVLKKNPDAVSALTLNVGVESLHGMREQIRVVKHNRFRPKLTHLIKKVKDKEEL
- the tldD gene encoding metalloprotease TldD, with amino-acid sequence MSLAVVSESLLEANKLSLDDLASTLEQLAQRQIDYGDLYFQSSYHEAWILDDQIIKDGSYNIDQGVGVRAIYGEKTGFAYADQLTLNALNQSAHAARSIVQAKGNGRIHTLGAIQHSPLYSLNDPLQSLSREEKIALLHEVDKAARAEDKRVKQVNASLTGVYEHVLVAATDGTLAADVRPLVRLSVSVLVEEDGKRERGASGGGGRFGYDYFLTKADGESHAVTYAREAVRMALVNLSAIAAPAGTMPVVLGAGWPGVLLHEAVGHGLEGDFNRRETSVFSGRLGEKVTSELCTIVDDGTLEGRRGSVAIDDEGVPGQYNVLIENGILKGYMQDKMNARLMGVAPTGNGRRESYAHLPMPRMTNTYMLAGKSSPEEIIASVDRGIYAPNFGGGQVDITSGKFVFSTSEAYLIENGKITKPIKGATLIGSGIEAMQQVSMVGNDLALDKGVGVCGKEGQSLPVGVGQPTLKLDKITVGGTA